From Halotia branconii CENA392, the proteins below share one genomic window:
- a CDS encoding IucA/IucC family protein produces the protein MMSDTITKLEVSLQTQELTDKEIAERATIQSFLNCYLRETNTGKLITKAVASTDIAFTEVLSRTGANSLFCCILKKQCLRLLIGIKYWSLTGRHVFSFPLFYQPSTGNLLELDYVTLVALLTKELALNSGSNSHQDELLSRVIQSYSHIEKFVRERKQDKESLYQFNNSFINTEQALVFGHHLHPTPKSRQGFSEQELVTYSPELKGNFPLHYFRAHQSITVEGSALSQTATALIKAELIQDLTIDEEFKQKYCQIDEYSLLPIHPWEANYLLNKPEIQKLINRGLLQDLGEQGKVYQPTTSIRTVYHPQSAFMLKLSLNVKITNSLRINLYKELARSVEVYQILAGKIGKKLRQKFPNFHVIRDPAYITIQIDGVPINGFSTILRENPFLDHPETDATCLIALCQDAIFDDGSRLKNVIQQLAQQESRSTEEVSLNWFRDYLQVYLEPILWLYFTYGVGLEAHQQNSVLQLENGYPKCLFYRDNQGYYYRRSCHQLLDNILPGISDKSETICDDAVVDERLGYYLFINNLFGLINAFGVAGLVDEKLLLKELRNKLEEYIDLAPKSTKLLENLLFEPKLRCKANLLTRFHDMDELVGSVATQSVYVNIDNPLLLIKK, from the coding sequence ATGATGTCAGACACAATTACCAAACTTGAAGTAAGTTTACAAACACAAGAGCTTACTGATAAAGAGATTGCAGAACGAGCTACGATTCAAAGTTTCTTAAATTGCTATTTGCGAGAAACGAACACTGGTAAACTGATCACAAAGGCAGTTGCAAGTACTGATATAGCATTTACAGAAGTTCTCAGTCGAACGGGTGCTAATTCACTATTTTGCTGCATCTTAAAAAAACAATGTTTAAGATTATTAATTGGAATTAAATATTGGTCACTCACGGGTAGACATGTATTTTCATTTCCACTATTTTATCAACCAAGTACGGGTAATTTATTAGAATTAGATTATGTGACTTTAGTAGCTTTGCTTACTAAGGAGTTAGCTTTAAATAGTGGTAGTAACAGCCATCAAGATGAACTGTTATCAAGAGTGATTCAAAGCTATAGTCATATTGAAAAATTTGTTCGGGAGAGAAAACAAGATAAAGAATCACTTTATCAATTCAATAACTCTTTTATTAACACAGAACAAGCGTTAGTTTTTGGACATCATTTACATCCAACACCAAAAAGCCGTCAAGGTTTTTCTGAGCAGGAGTTAGTTACTTATTCCCCAGAATTAAAAGGTAATTTTCCACTGCATTATTTTCGCGCTCATCAATCGATTACTGTGGAAGGTTCTGCACTATCACAAACAGCTACAGCATTGATTAAAGCGGAATTAATTCAAGATCTAACAATTGATGAAGAATTTAAGCAAAAATATTGTCAAATAGATGAATATTCTTTATTACCAATTCATCCTTGGGAAGCAAACTATTTACTTAATAAACCGGAAATTCAAAAGTTAATTAATCGGGGATTATTGCAAGACTTGGGTGAGCAAGGTAAAGTATATCAACCTACAACTTCAATCCGCACAGTTTATCATCCACAATCGGCATTTATGCTGAAGCTGTCATTAAATGTGAAAATTACTAATTCTCTGCGAATAAATTTGTATAAAGAATTAGCAAGAAGTGTAGAAGTTTATCAAATTTTAGCGGGTAAGATAGGTAAAAAATTACGTCAAAAGTTTCCGAATTTTCATGTAATTCGTGACCCAGCTTATATTACAATTCAAATTGATGGTGTACCTATTAACGGTTTCTCCACAATTTTAAGAGAAAATCCATTTTTAGATCATCCTGAAACTGATGCAACTTGTTTAATTGCTTTATGTCAGGATGCTATTTTTGATGATGGTTCGCGTTTAAAGAATGTTATTCAGCAATTAGCGCAACAAGAATCGCGTTCTACTGAGGAAGTTAGTTTAAACTGGTTTAGAGATTATTTACAGGTTTATTTAGAACCTATTTTGTGGCTGTATTTTACCTATGGTGTTGGTTTAGAAGCGCATCAACAAAATAGCGTGTTGCAGTTAGAGAATGGTTATCCCAAATGTTTATTTTATCGAGATAATCAAGGATATTATTATCGTCGCTCTTGTCATCAGTTATTAGATAATATTTTACCGGGTATTAGTGACAAGAGTGAAACTATTTGTGACGACGCTGTGGTAGATGAACGTTTGGGTTATTACCTGTTCATTAACAATTTGTTTGGGTTAATTAATGCTTTTGGAGTAGCGGGACTTGTGGATGAAAAGTTATTGCTCAAAGAGTTACGAAACAAGTTAGAAGAATATATAGATTTAGCTCCAAAATCTACAAAACTACTGGAAAATTTGCTGTTTGAACCTAAATTACGTTGTAAAGCAAATCTTCTAACTCGCTTTCACGATATGGATGAGTTAGTGGGTTCTGTTGCCACTCAATCTGTTTATGTGAATATTGACAATCCTTTATTGCTAATTAAAAAGTAG